From a region of the Spelaeicoccus albus genome:
- a CDS encoding thiamine pyrophosphate-dependent enzyme has protein sequence MTTVAEQIVDALSQHKVTTAWGVVGDALNPITDAIRRNDEIEWIGVRHEEAAAFAAGAQAQLTGRLGVCMGTVGPGSVHLLNGLYDAKKSHAPVLAICGQVPTPDIGSDFFQEVNNDVLFSDVAVFAHTVTAASQMPYLLEQAVNAAMAEEGVAVLTVPGDVGSLDVENARRPQFAPYAAPAAAPDVQVSAAADVLNEAENVTLLVGMGARDARGEVLELAERLQSPMVVTLKAKEGLEKDNPYQVGQTGLIGNPAAAKALDDADVLVMLGTDFPYRNWYPKDKTVIQLDNRIEHIGRRVGVQHSLVGHVQPTVKELLKRLAGDRSAKHLEKARKSFATWQKHQNKLADPDHDDSILGKIRSIGDNPDERIRPEIVAAALHEHAASDAIFTTDTGMSTVWLSRFVTMTGDRRLLGSYNLGSMANAMPQALGAQALDRHRQVIACCGDGGLMMLLGDLRTAVTYGLPVKFVVHNNGRLGMVKLEQEEGGLPEFGTELDNPNIAEVATAMGVKSTRVTDPDSLDDAVREALDTDGPVLLDVVTNPDEVSLPPKVTPAEAWGFAIAKSTEFIESA, from the coding sequence ATGACAACAGTTGCCGAGCAAATCGTCGACGCACTGAGCCAGCACAAGGTGACAACCGCTTGGGGCGTGGTAGGCGACGCTCTGAATCCGATAACCGACGCCATCCGCAGGAACGACGAGATCGAATGGATCGGCGTCCGGCACGAGGAGGCCGCTGCTTTTGCGGCCGGCGCGCAAGCACAGCTGACGGGCAGGCTCGGAGTGTGCATGGGAACCGTCGGGCCGGGATCGGTGCACTTGTTGAACGGGTTGTACGACGCGAAGAAGTCGCATGCCCCCGTGCTGGCCATTTGCGGTCAAGTACCCACGCCGGACATCGGCAGCGACTTCTTCCAGGAAGTGAACAATGACGTGTTGTTCAGCGACGTCGCGGTGTTCGCCCATACCGTCACTGCGGCGAGTCAGATGCCGTATCTGCTTGAGCAGGCGGTCAACGCGGCAATGGCGGAGGAAGGGGTTGCGGTGCTGACGGTCCCCGGAGATGTGGGCAGCCTCGACGTGGAAAATGCCCGTCGTCCGCAGTTCGCCCCGTATGCGGCACCGGCCGCCGCCCCCGACGTGCAGGTATCCGCGGCGGCGGACGTCCTGAATGAGGCCGAGAACGTGACGTTGCTGGTGGGGATGGGCGCTCGCGATGCTCGCGGTGAAGTGCTGGAGCTCGCAGAGCGGCTGCAATCGCCAATGGTTGTCACGTTGAAGGCGAAGGAAGGGCTGGAAAAGGACAACCCCTATCAGGTCGGCCAGACCGGCCTGATCGGTAACCCCGCGGCCGCGAAGGCACTCGACGACGCGGATGTGCTCGTGATGCTGGGCACCGATTTCCCGTATCGGAACTGGTATCCGAAGGATAAGACGGTTATTCAACTCGACAATCGTATCGAGCACATAGGACGCCGCGTCGGGGTGCAACACTCGCTCGTCGGCCATGTGCAACCGACCGTGAAGGAGCTGCTGAAGCGTCTCGCCGGCGATAGGTCGGCCAAACATCTGGAGAAGGCGCGCAAATCGTTTGCCACTTGGCAGAAGCATCAGAACAAGCTCGCCGATCCGGATCATGACGACTCGATTCTCGGTAAGATTCGCAGCATCGGCGACAACCCGGACGAACGGATCCGACCGGAGATCGTCGCTGCAGCACTGCATGAGCACGCCGCGTCCGACGCCATTTTCACCACCGACACCGGCATGTCCACCGTGTGGCTTTCCCGCTTCGTTACGATGACGGGCGACCGTCGCCTGCTCGGTTCGTACAACTTGGGCTCAATGGCGAACGCGATGCCGCAAGCCCTGGGAGCGCAGGCGCTCGATCGCCATCGTCAGGTGATCGCGTGTTGCGGCGATGGTGGCCTGATGATGTTGTTGGGCGATTTACGTACAGCTGTCACCTACGGGCTGCCGGTGAAGTTCGTCGTGCACAACAACGGACGACTCGGCATGGTGAAACTCGAGCAGGAGGAAGGCGGGCTGCCCGAGTTCGGAACCGAACTGGACAACCCGAACATCGCCGAGGTCGCTACCGCCATGGGAGTGAAGTCGACGCGCGTGACGGACCCGGACAGCCTTGACGACGCAGTCCGCGAAGCCTTGGACACCGACGGGCCGGTATTGCTGGACGTCGTGACCAATCCGGACGAAGTGTCCTTGCCTCCGAAGGTCACGCCGGCGGAGGCGTGGGGATTCGCCATCGCCAAATCGACGGAATTCATCGAAAGCGCCTGA
- a CDS encoding MFS transporter yields MLRPFREILSLPGALAFSAAGLLARLPISMISLGAIVLVSYTSGSYSLAGAVAAAFMIARAVCSPSLARFVDRHGQRKVMVPAAVVHSLALAGLIAAAIVELDAWVLILAAVIAGAAVGSVGSLVRARWVHVTANPAQRHTAFSWEAMVDEMVFMIGPILVTTLAARIHPAAGMVTALLAVAVGSTILYSQRSTEPAPTGSKSGTGGSVLRIPAVLVVIFAFIFAGSGLGAVDVVVVAYTRELGIAGYSGLLLAVLALGSLLAGFVYGSVQWKSKDGVRLIVTLALLAVMSAGLPLSGNVFFVTATLFGIGISVAPTIIGGNAVVQAYARPEQLTEALAWISTALGIGISAGSAVAGQAVDAFDAHTAFLVVPGFSVVAMLTGFVGARPLLQRPEAS; encoded by the coding sequence ATGCTGCGTCCGTTCCGCGAAATCCTTTCCCTTCCCGGAGCTCTCGCATTTTCTGCCGCCGGCTTGCTGGCCCGATTGCCGATTTCGATGATCAGCCTGGGCGCGATCGTGCTGGTGTCGTACACCAGCGGTTCGTACAGCTTGGCCGGCGCCGTCGCGGCAGCGTTCATGATCGCCCGAGCCGTGTGCTCGCCGTCCCTTGCCCGGTTCGTCGACCGACACGGACAGCGGAAGGTCATGGTGCCGGCCGCCGTCGTGCATTCCCTGGCGCTCGCCGGGCTGATCGCTGCTGCGATAGTCGAACTCGACGCTTGGGTGCTCATCCTGGCGGCCGTGATCGCCGGTGCTGCCGTCGGATCCGTCGGTTCGCTCGTTCGCGCCCGGTGGGTGCACGTGACGGCAAACCCGGCGCAGCGGCACACCGCGTTCTCGTGGGAGGCCATGGTCGACGAGATGGTCTTCATGATCGGCCCGATCCTTGTCACAACCCTGGCCGCCCGGATCCATCCAGCGGCAGGCATGGTCACCGCCCTGCTGGCCGTGGCCGTCGGCAGCACGATCTTGTATTCGCAGCGCAGTACCGAGCCGGCGCCTACCGGGTCGAAGTCCGGGACCGGCGGATCGGTCCTGCGCATCCCCGCCGTGCTCGTCGTGATTTTCGCGTTCATCTTCGCCGGCTCGGGCCTTGGAGCCGTGGACGTCGTAGTCGTCGCCTATACGCGTGAGCTGGGGATCGCCGGGTACTCCGGCCTCCTACTCGCCGTGCTGGCACTCGGCTCTCTGCTCGCCGGGTTCGTCTATGGCTCGGTGCAGTGGAAGTCGAAGGACGGCGTCCGCCTCATCGTCACGCTTGCACTCTTGGCCGTCATGTCGGCCGGGCTGCCGCTATCGGGCAACGTGTTCTTCGTGACGGCCACACTCTTCGGCATCGGCATCTCGGTCGCCCCGACCATCATCGGCGGAAACGCAGTAGTGCAGGCGTACGCCCGGCCCGAGCAGTTGACCGAAGCCCTCGCCTGGATCAGCACGGCGCTGGGCATCGGTATCTCGGCCGGGTCGGCCGTCGCCGGTCAAGCCGTCGACGCCTTTGACGCGCACACGGCGTTCCTCGTCGTGCCGGGCTTCTCGGTCGTCGCCATGCTCACGGGTTTTGTCGGCGCGAGGCCGCTGCTGCAGCGTCCGGAGGCTTCCTGA
- a CDS encoding VOC family protein, translating into MPTVNDNNYDSFVEPNHDLHQLVSAELFSPTVDETLWFFKELLGMTEVRREGESVYLRAFEDWYSYSLKVTYRQSCGTGRTVWRTSAPAALDRRVDAIERYGIKGSWDDGDFAQGPTYSFTDTAGHHHSLLWDLDYYRPPESQKSDLLSRPQKRPTRGIPVRRLDHVNHLVDDVTTNREFLRDTLGFRLRENIVDRNGREGAAWMSVSPLVHEIANLGDQSGQSANGNGRLHHLAFWYGYPQHLDDLADLCVENGVEIEAGPGKHGVSQAKFLYVFEPGGNRIELFGDAGYLIFDPNWKPVTWTEENVDTAVIWYGSPLPTEYFLYGTPNNGPTNYRTPNDLMAISRPR; encoded by the coding sequence ATGCCCACAGTCAACGACAACAATTATGATTCTTTTGTCGAGCCCAACCACGACCTGCACCAGCTTGTCAGCGCCGAATTGTTCTCGCCCACAGTCGACGAGACACTGTGGTTCTTCAAGGAACTTCTCGGAATGACCGAAGTTCGTCGTGAGGGCGAATCGGTCTACCTGCGTGCCTTTGAAGACTGGTACAGCTATTCCCTCAAGGTCACGTATCGCCAGTCGTGCGGCACCGGACGAACCGTCTGGCGTACGAGCGCACCGGCTGCCCTGGACCGTCGTGTCGATGCCATCGAACGATACGGGATCAAGGGCTCCTGGGACGACGGCGACTTTGCTCAGGGCCCTACCTACAGCTTCACGGACACGGCGGGCCACCACCATTCGCTGCTGTGGGACTTGGACTATTATCGGCCGCCGGAAAGCCAGAAGAGCGACCTGCTCAGCCGTCCGCAAAAGCGTCCAACCCGAGGTATCCCGGTGCGCCGCCTGGACCACGTGAACCACCTCGTCGACGATGTGACCACGAATCGCGAATTTCTCCGCGACACACTGGGGTTCCGGCTGCGCGAGAATATCGTTGACCGGAACGGCCGGGAGGGTGCGGCGTGGATGAGCGTCAGTCCGCTTGTGCACGAGATCGCGAACCTCGGAGATCAGTCCGGCCAGTCCGCGAACGGCAATGGTCGTCTGCATCACCTCGCGTTCTGGTACGGCTACCCGCAGCACCTGGACGACCTGGCGGACCTGTGTGTGGAGAACGGGGTCGAGATCGAAGCCGGGCCAGGCAAACACGGAGTCAGCCAGGCGAAGTTCCTGTACGTGTTCGAGCCCGGCGGCAACCGCATCGAGCTGTTCGGCGACGCGGGATATCTCATCTTCGACCCGAATTGGAAGCCCGTGACCTGGACCGAGGAGAACGTCGACACGGCCGTCATCTGGTACGGTTCACCGCTGCCTACGGAGTACTTCCTCTACGGCACACCGAACAATGGCCCTACCAACTACCGGACGCCGAACGACCTCATGGCGATATCGCGCCCTCGATGA
- a CDS encoding helix-turn-helix domain-containing protein — protein MHTENRLGEFLFARRGRIGPEEAGFPARTPGRRVPGLRREEVASLAGISVEYLTRLERGKDRSPSRQVLDTLAAALRLDSEGVRYLHSLVWPIGHTPDADEVAKPAPGLARALARFDNEIAYILGPYFEIVAHSRAAEAFLGEAAHGNQLEYVFLHPDAPRTYPNWDAVALEAVAAFRSMVKGREDDAVLHATLGRLSAGSNHFRSLWARHDVHGHSSGTKQIFNPQFGTMTVSWDAFMTAYPTGQTLVLYTAEPGTQSARILESVRQSLDSSTSGATR, from the coding sequence GTGCATACAGAGAACCGACTCGGCGAATTTCTTTTCGCCCGTCGCGGGCGCATCGGCCCCGAGGAAGCGGGGTTCCCGGCGCGGACTCCCGGACGTCGCGTCCCCGGGCTCCGCCGAGAAGAAGTGGCTTCACTTGCCGGGATAAGCGTCGAGTACCTGACGCGTCTGGAGCGCGGCAAAGACCGCTCACCCTCACGTCAAGTGCTTGACACCCTTGCCGCGGCGCTACGCCTCGACTCCGAAGGCGTGCGCTACTTGCATTCGCTGGTGTGGCCGATCGGACACACGCCGGACGCCGACGAAGTTGCGAAGCCGGCCCCGGGACTGGCCCGAGCGCTGGCCCGTTTCGACAACGAGATCGCCTACATCCTCGGCCCGTACTTCGAGATCGTCGCACATAGCCGGGCGGCAGAGGCATTCCTCGGTGAGGCGGCACACGGCAACCAACTCGAATACGTATTCCTGCATCCGGATGCCCCGCGCACATATCCGAACTGGGATGCCGTGGCGCTCGAGGCGGTGGCGGCATTCCGCAGCATGGTCAAGGGACGAGAAGACGACGCGGTGTTGCACGCCACGCTCGGTCGGCTTTCCGCCGGCAGCAACCACTTCCGAAGCCTTTGGGCCCGACACGACGTACATGGACACTCGTCGGGCACCAAGCAAATATTCAATCCGCAATTCGGCACAATGACCGTCTCCTGGGACGCGTTCATGACTGCCTACCCAACCGGGCAAACTCTCGTGCTCTACACCGCTGAGCCCGGCACACAATCGGCGCGCATCCTCGAATCGGTTCGCCAATCGCTCGACTCCTCGACCTCTGGTGCGACGCGCTAG
- a CDS encoding SDR family NAD(P)-dependent oxidoreductase: protein MTSEISSADSPPSLQGKVALVTGASSGIGAAIAHTLASNGAVVAVAARRSRLLEQLVVDIESAGGSAVAIELDVTDEKACRAAVEQCVDRLGGIDVLVNNAGVMLLGPIENADVDDWRRMIDTDVLGVMYMTHAALPHLLRDKGTIVQISGVDGRTAGYLTGVYNASKWAVNAFSESLRQEVTARGVRVVVVEPGATATEISSHITHSPTRDAVEEFAAALQPLTPDDVAAATLYAVTQPPHVAVNEVLLRSVDQQR, encoded by the coding sequence ATGACATCTGAAATTTCCTCTGCCGACAGCCCGCCGTCCCTGCAAGGCAAGGTCGCTCTCGTCACCGGCGCTTCGTCGGGGATCGGGGCGGCCATTGCTCACACGCTTGCCTCCAACGGAGCCGTCGTCGCGGTGGCGGCGCGTCGCAGCCGGCTACTCGAGCAACTCGTCGTCGACATCGAATCCGCGGGTGGATCCGCGGTCGCGATAGAACTGGACGTCACCGATGAGAAGGCTTGCCGAGCCGCCGTCGAGCAGTGTGTGGATCGGCTCGGCGGCATCGATGTTCTGGTGAACAATGCCGGAGTGATGTTGCTCGGTCCCATCGAGAACGCCGATGTGGATGATTGGCGACGCATGATCGACACCGACGTTCTCGGGGTGATGTACATGACCCACGCCGCCTTGCCGCACCTGCTGCGCGACAAAGGCACCATCGTGCAGATTTCCGGGGTCGACGGCCGGACCGCGGGGTACCTGACGGGTGTTTACAACGCCAGCAAATGGGCGGTCAACGCGTTCTCGGAGTCGCTACGCCAGGAGGTGACCGCCCGGGGAGTGCGGGTCGTCGTGGTCGAGCCGGGAGCAACGGCAACCGAGATCAGCTCACACATCACCCATTCCCCCACCCGAGACGCGGTTGAAGAGTTTGCCGCGGCTTTGCAGCCGCTGACGCCGGACGACGTCGCGGCGGCTACTTTGTACGCGGTCACCCAACCTCCGCACGTTGCAGTCAACGAAGTCCTTCTTCGCTCGGTGGACCAACAACGATGA
- a CDS encoding FAD-binding oxidoreductase — MTTAETTHAGKDTRIGAARTELTSRIDPGRIVTKAAGLTKAAAIWNGAVNNRPAMVVQCKTTADVQHAVRTAGKFNLPLSVRGGGHDWAGRAIRADGLVIDLTNMRDVSTHGRIATVEGGATAEDVAAAADRLGLAVATGTVGSVGMTGLTLAGGYGPFCGRFGLAADNLVGAEVVLADGQIVHAGRENNRDLLWALRGGGGNFGVVTSIDVALHPLAEILSGSFTFPFEDARTVLAGYGELVDRAPDDLTAVLSIVPGDDGDPAIVVSPTWSGPIADGYSFMDEFAALAPPLATDVSVISPLTKLRRLDGMLPDGANYAIRTRNIAALTPVVASGLLEAYSARREVGSFLNVHHFHGEAAHRAVESTAFGRRDNHLMVEMIETAGVVSDWTMTASTMLATHALPGGYPNLLGPDDEEQTAAAFGPNAPRLLDVKDRFDPHAVFRAVGAIR, encoded by the coding sequence ATGACCACCGCGGAGACGACACACGCCGGAAAGGACACGAGGATCGGCGCCGCACGGACCGAATTGACGAGCCGGATCGACCCGGGCCGAATCGTGACTAAAGCCGCCGGGCTCACGAAGGCGGCTGCGATATGGAACGGAGCGGTGAATAATCGCCCGGCAATGGTGGTGCAATGTAAGACGACCGCCGACGTACAACACGCCGTGCGAACGGCCGGGAAATTCAACCTACCCCTGTCGGTCCGTGGCGGCGGGCACGACTGGGCCGGGCGGGCCATCCGTGCGGACGGCCTCGTCATCGACCTCACGAACATGCGAGACGTCTCGACGCACGGCCGGATCGCTACCGTCGAGGGCGGAGCCACTGCGGAGGACGTGGCCGCTGCCGCCGACCGCCTCGGCCTCGCGGTGGCCACTGGCACCGTCGGCTCGGTGGGAATGACCGGCCTGACCTTAGCGGGCGGGTACGGGCCGTTCTGCGGTCGATTCGGGCTGGCCGCCGACAACTTGGTCGGCGCGGAGGTTGTCCTTGCGGACGGGCAGATCGTGCATGCCGGTCGGGAAAACAACCGTGATCTTCTCTGGGCGCTCCGCGGCGGCGGCGGAAACTTCGGCGTCGTCACCTCCATCGACGTGGCGTTGCACCCACTCGCCGAAATCCTGTCGGGTTCGTTTACTTTCCCGTTCGAGGACGCACGGACGGTGCTGGCCGGGTATGGTGAACTGGTCGACAGAGCGCCCGACGATCTCACCGCAGTACTTTCGATCGTGCCGGGCGACGATGGCGATCCGGCCATTGTCGTCTCACCAACATGGTCGGGGCCCATCGCTGACGGTTACTCGTTCATGGACGAATTCGCCGCACTTGCGCCGCCGCTGGCCACCGATGTTTCGGTGATATCGCCGTTGACCAAGCTGCGCCGGTTGGACGGCATGCTTCCCGACGGCGCCAATTACGCGATCCGTACCCGCAACATCGCGGCTCTCACCCCGGTGGTGGCGTCAGGGCTGCTTGAGGCGTATTCGGCCAGGAGAGAAGTCGGATCGTTCCTCAACGTTCATCACTTCCACGGCGAGGCCGCGCACCGGGCCGTGGAGAGCACGGCATTCGGACGGCGGGACAATCACCTGATGGTTGAAATGATCGAAACCGCGGGGGTTGTGTCCGACTGGACCATGACCGCCTCCACAATGCTTGCCACACATGCGTTGCCCGGCGGATACCCGAACCTCCTGGGCCCCGACGACGAGGAGCAGACAGCCGCTGCCTTTGGGCCCAACGCTCCGCGCCTACTCGACGTCAAGGACCGTTTTGATCCGCACGCGGTGTTCCGCGCGGTCGGGGCGATACGTTGA
- a CDS encoding GNAT family N-acetyltransferase — translation MNNTLNIPALHETVDDVLRWPESWATLCLRRGNRLVGAVRGQSTADNSWEIGRLMVAPDLAGQGLGRWLLKAGEDLAPESTTRFVLFTGAKSERNIRIYQRAGYQLCEPPAGIGDHVEGAVYLARPALP, via the coding sequence GTGAATAACACCCTGAATATCCCCGCGCTTCACGAGACGGTCGACGACGTGTTGCGATGGCCCGAATCATGGGCAACGCTCTGCCTACGGCGCGGAAATCGACTTGTCGGTGCCGTGCGAGGGCAATCCACGGCTGATAATTCGTGGGAGATCGGCCGCCTGATGGTGGCACCCGATCTGGCAGGCCAGGGGCTTGGCCGTTGGCTTCTGAAGGCCGGCGAAGACCTAGCGCCCGAGTCGACAACCCGGTTCGTCTTGTTCACCGGGGCGAAAAGCGAGCGCAATATCCGCATCTACCAACGAGCCGGCTATCAGCTCTGCGAACCGCCCGCCGGCATCGGCGACCACGTTGAAGGAGCCGTCTACTTAGCTCGCCCGGCGCTGCCGTGA
- a CDS encoding SDR family oxidoreductase, with translation MHINNAVVLVTGANRGIGRAFVAELLARGAAKIYAAARDASSIVDDPRVVPVALDITNADAVADAASFAADVNVLINNAGITTFAPLVGGNLDDIRREMETNYFGTLAMVRAFAPALATNGGGSILNVSSAAAWLGLEHSNGYGASKAAVWAMTNALRVELSGQNTQVTGLYMASTDTDMIAAFDMSKNTPQAVVIAALDGLEAGELEVLADDETRTVKATLSADPVTTYPQAVRHIHTQAG, from the coding sequence ATGCACATCAACAACGCCGTCGTCCTCGTCACCGGCGCCAACCGCGGTATCGGCCGCGCATTCGTCGCCGAGCTGCTCGCCCGCGGTGCCGCAAAGATCTACGCCGCCGCCCGCGACGCTTCCTCGATCGTTGACGACCCGCGCGTCGTACCCGTCGCCCTCGACATCACGAACGCGGACGCCGTCGCCGATGCCGCCTCGTTCGCTGCTGACGTCAACGTGCTCATCAACAACGCCGGCATCACCACGTTCGCTCCTCTTGTGGGCGGAAACCTCGACGATATACGCCGGGAAATGGAAACCAACTACTTCGGGACGCTAGCGATGGTCCGCGCGTTTGCACCCGCGCTGGCCACGAACGGCGGCGGCAGTATTCTCAATGTCTCCTCCGCAGCAGCCTGGCTCGGCCTGGAGCACTCCAACGGCTACGGCGCCTCGAAGGCGGCCGTTTGGGCCATGACGAATGCACTCCGAGTCGAGCTCAGTGGTCAAAATACACAGGTCACGGGGCTATATATGGCGAGCACCGACACCGACATGATTGCCGCCTTCGATATGTCGAAAAATACCCCGCAAGCCGTTGTCATTGCGGCGCTCGACGGGCTCGAAGCAGGCGAGTTGGAGGTTCTGGCCGATGACGAAACCCGCACGGTCAAGGCAACGTTGTCAGCCGACCCGGTGACGACCTACCCGCAGGCTGTGCGCCACATTCACACCCAAGCCGGCTGA
- a CDS encoding Dabb family protein: MIYHGNRFTMKKDVTPEQREEALDSLRNQGASIDAVKSYVVGPDFGGDFEFGAVFAIEDLEGYWEYLMAPSHAHTDRIGLPLLEKFHSFDITDDPDPEIEKKIADLHRRRYAQNAELTQLVRDLPLYEGSASPE; this comes from the coding sequence ATGATCTACCACGGCAACCGTTTCACCATGAAGAAGGACGTCACGCCGGAGCAGCGCGAGGAGGCTCTCGACAGCCTCCGCAACCAAGGAGCGTCCATCGATGCGGTGAAAAGCTACGTCGTCGGGCCCGACTTCGGCGGCGACTTCGAGTTTGGCGCAGTCTTCGCGATCGAAGATCTCGAAGGCTACTGGGAGTACCTGATGGCCCCGTCTCACGCACACACGGACCGAATAGGCCTTCCGCTGCTTGAAAAGTTCCACTCCTTCGACATCACGGACGATCCAGACCCCGAGATCGAGAAGAAAATCGCGGACCTGCACCGCCGACGCTACGCCCAGAACGCCGAACTCACGCAACTCGTGCGCGATCTTCCGCTGTACGAGGGGAGTGCCTCACCCGAGTAA